The Stigmatopora argus isolate UIUO_Sarg chromosome 1, RoL_Sarg_1.0, whole genome shotgun sequence genome segment TTATGATACAGTTTAGTGGCAACTTGGTTGGAAATAATTACATTTCCATTGATTTGGAAAAGGAAATAGTAGTAGGCCTAATAAGACTGTTTTAGCTGCAAATGAATTACACTTGTATGGCAAGACACTGcattattgtattttgtaaATTACAAAGTCAAAGAcccttagaagaaaaaaaggggttCCTGGAAAGATGTTGACAAGCCTGTAGACATCCTAACAAAGCAAATCCTGTCGTATTGCTCAGCTGTGTTTAATGTTCCTTATCCGACTTGTAGACTTGACCTGCACTGAGTTCAGAGCTCACTAACTCCAAGTGTGATATGTCCCACTTTTCTGGAATGCAGCATTGATTCCATTCTACAGCCTGTGGACCTCCACACAAATCTCAGGATTAAAAATGTTTCTCTTTCTGTGTTAAAGCAATCATGTGACGGAAAGCTCATACAAAATCATCAAAGCGACTCTCCACGCGTACAACAGtgtaacaaaaaatgatttgagcGCATTTTTTGTCCCCTTGACGTACATTTCACTCGCACTACTCACGTGGCAATGGGCACTAGGAACTGGTAGAAGCTTCTGAAAAGAATGTAGGCCACATAACAGACCCAGATGTTTTCCATGGTGCCCATGAGCAGCAACAGGCCAGCCTGCACAGCTGTGATCACACCGATGACAAGCTCTGACCAGATATTCCACCGGATTTTCGCAAACCCCGCAGCAAAGGAGGTCAATGCACCTGCAACAGGAAAAGTTtagattttgggggggaatacACCTTGGTGAGAAAGAGTACACTATGCAAAAATGTTGTCACCATTCATTATTTATCAATTTGTCACCAATGTGCGTAATCATGGATTCAAGTTCACAAAATCATGTAATGTTTTTTCATGTATGTGCTGACCTTGTAACACCCCAAAACAGGACAGGATGATAAAATACCTGCCTAAACAGTAATGGAAACTGGTATAGATATAATATGAAGACTTGAAATGACTTACTAAGTAAGGTAGAAGCAGCTTCCACAGCTCCATTGTAAACATTCTTGTTCTCAGTGGCAGGGTAGACTTTGCTCCACAGGATGTGGACATAGAATAACACCAGGTAGTATCCTGTGGAGTTAAACACCCACCACAGTGACCACAATCGCAGATTTGGTCTTTTGATCACATTTCTCAGCTCCATCAGAATCTGGACGAAACGGGATGCAGAGGACAGGGAAGTGGCTGGGGTCAACTCGTTCTCCTTCTCGTTCATTTTGTCCAGTTCTGCCTTTGTAGCTATTTGAGTGGCTGCTTCTCTGTGCTCCTCTTTTAGGGCCTTGTTGAAAAATAAGGAACGTTTGGGCCAGGGAAGGCAAAGCGACAGCGCCAGACCGAAGCTGACAAAACCCAAAGAAATAGCACTGAGGGTATTGTATTGGACCTTTCCCACAGAGATGAAAAGCTGGCCCGTCACGGAGCTGGTAAACACTCCCAAAAGCACCGAGGTGCGCGAGTAGCTAGCCACGCGCTGATAAAGGTTGTGGCTGACCAGCGAAAAGATGTAGGAGGAATAGGCCACACGGCACGCCATTGTGACGCCGTAGAAGAATTCCATGAACTGCATCTCGATCAGGGTATTACCTAAGAGCAGAATGACCCAGATGACCACCTGGCTGATGCTTTGAATGACCAAAACCGGCTTGTAGCGCAAAATATCAGTAAGCAGGAAGGCAGGTACCAGGACCGCCATGTAGGAGTATGTCAGTACTGGTGTAATCTCATTGGTCacctaaaaatgcaaaaatttaAAGACAGACACAACATTGATGACTAATTGCCCAATATAATGAAGTGCATATAATATGTTTGAAGACTAAAAACCTTCTATAGACATTAAACTTCAACTAATTAGTTCAACGCTGCTGGACATTATAAATACAGTAGTACGAAACAAAAATGTTCTATAAGACAATTTAACATAGTGCAGTCATGAGGGCACAACTAACCTGCTGAGTGGTAAAGTtcttttcagtgctgagtagaTATGGCGTAATGAAGGGCTCTCCAGGCTTGATGGAAGACATAAAACCATAGAAACATAAGAATATCACAGCCCACATCCATTTTCTTGGTTCGTCTGGGACCACTTCAGAGGCAGGCGGCTCCTCTAATGAGCAGACAGCCATCTCTAAATCTCCATCCAGATTTCCTCCAATGGCTTGGGTTTCAGGCACCTTCAGGTCCGTCGCACTCTCTCGCTCTGCTGAGCTTGTAGAAATCATTCTGTCATCTGATTGGAGGGGAATTCCTCAGAATGAAACTGTAAGTTGGAATCACCAAGTTGATCAGTTTTAAATCTATTCAACCACTAAAGGACCACGTTAAAATCTGTGGTTCCAGTGACAACATCTCGACCCTCCTTTTTTCCTCAGAAAGCAGTTTGAATAACGTGTTGGCAAGGTAGTTAAAATGCTACATGCTGTCAGCCACACAGAGGAGAATGTTGACCTTTGCTCCATTACGCACAGTGACAATGCGCTACAGCAAGCCAGTCACAGGGTTTGTTTCATTGTCCACCTGAAAACAGGcaataacaacagaaaaaaacatttgaaaagtcCAAAGATGAAGATACAGAACTGGTCCACTGAAATATTTAACCCTTCTGATAAATGGTTTATTTGCTACACTGAAaatgtagtagtactagtaaatGATACATTACTATATATTTCTTCAATTCTAAACTGTAACAGCCGTGGTATAAGCATTGTTATTTCCTAAAATGGGGAGACGAATTGCTACTGCCTTAAATAAGCACCCTGGATAAACAAGTTACACAAACCCTAGACGCAACTTTCATTAAAAGGTACCTTACACTATTGCCACTTTTGTatttatgtcaatttactcccGCATGAAAGGAATCTCAACACCGATTATAGAgtatagataaaaaaaataaataaaccagcTAGCTGAATGGCTAACAACGACGTGAAAAAATGCTGAATTTATACCGTCTGTTGAAACGTATACACGACGTAATATTCATTGCAGGTGACTGGTTTTGCAATAATGTTACTTAccaaataattgaattgaagcGCGTTTAAATCGGACATTACAGATGAATGGAATTTAAATTTTGTTACATGCCTCGTGTTTTGAGGAAGAATTCGGCGTTCCTATTGGAGCTGTTTCCTCACACTGAGTGTTGGGAAATGTAGTGtagtagtgtaaaatggtcgatcGAAGAGCCAGCAGCTGCACTACAGATTTCGCTAGGTGTCAGTAGTGTAGCGGGTATGGGCTGATATTCAGCCAATGAGTGAGTtatatacatagtatattaGAATTTGATATAAAATTATACTAGATTTTAATGCTAAAGCAcaggtttgatttttttcactaGTCAAAATACGTTGAATACTGTTTGGCTAAAGAACCAAATAGCCTTAAATtaggaaatgtttatttttttcaatattttatttatttaaagtatATTTTACCATTTCCCGTAGTGTAACTGTCTTCTAGTTGCGTTCAGAGAATGGGAATGTTTGCACTGTGTTGTGTATGTTATGCTCGAATTTATTACAGGCAACAGTGGAGACTACAATGGGGTCCGGGGTGTAAAAAACGCGGAAGTGGCCTCGGCGGAAGCGGTCTGGTCTGTCAAGGGAGGAAACGTCTAGCCCCATTTGACACAAATAGCATAACATCGTTAAATTGCAGCGTTCGTCTCCCCATCCACTGAGATGATCTTGTTAGAAATCAATAACCGCATCATCGAAGAGACGCTGTCGTTGAAGTTCGACAGCGCATCGAACGGGTGAGAAGCATTGTTACACCTGGCTAGCCTTGCTAACTCGGGCTAGCTCCCGTTTAGCAATTCTCCCATTGTAAAAGTCGTAATCTATGATGCATGGGAGGGTGGTGTGGTGTGGTGGGGATGATAGAAGTATGCTGGCCCGGAAAAGAATGCAAATGTGTCCTCTTGTATGAAAATGTCTAAATAGGAACTGGATGCGATAGGCTATAGCTACTTTGCCTCGAGCTGGGGTGTGTCTCATTCAGACATCGATGTGTCAATCCTGTTACCCCAGTTAATTCAACCTCCCCTGATTGATCTCGAAACGGGAAATAAAAAGTCGCTTTTAGTATCATTTGGCACGGCTGGCTTGATAAAAACAATATCTTAAAAAtcagaaaacagaaaatggaaCCGTTAGGACGCAAGTGGCTGTAGTAAGTTAGTTTCCTTGATGATCGTTTTTCTTTGATGTTCGTGTTGATACGTAACCAAACCCCAAGTACCGTTTTTAACCATACTTGCGTATGCAATCGCCAATTCAGAAACGAAAATAATATGACATGATCGCACACGTCTGTCAGAGCAACGCTAGTAGTAGTATTAACAACATGATGACATTAGTTTGTAGCTTCCGCATTCCTGAAGTCAAGCTGAGTCAAGTCCCCCACACAACCAAATGAGCTCTCTTGGAAAAGTTGTTTCAACTATTACAAAAAATGCAGGGCAAACCACCAAACAGGAAAGCCATTCCTAAAAAGTACACTAAAATAATGTTCACCTTGTGTCCGTCtactatcaaatttaacatgGTACTTGGCATTTGTCGTTTAAACCCAACGCCAACATGCACAAAGGGATTGGGCGATCAAAGACACTCAGatgttaaatgttattttggatCATTCAATGGACACGAATGTCTCCTGACATGCTTCTGTAAATGGCAGACATAAAAACACGGAATACACATTTTAAGTAAAAGTTTGCaattaaatcaaataaacacacaataaaagccaacattaATAAATTTATAGCTTTTTATTAAGCATTTTAAACGCCACAGCAAAAGTGCCTAAAGCACCAGAAGTAACTGTCTTTTGTAAGATCAGAGTGGAAATAAACTGACGTTAGCCATATTTCTGTTCAGTTAGTATGACAATAGTATTTATTTAATCAATCGTAAATATACAAAAGCTCAGTTCAAACCCTAATTTCAAGAAAGCACATTAATGTAATAGCATGAccttaacattttcaaaaagaTGGGTTGCGCTGTCGCAACGGTCCTCCCGACCAAGGCACATTGCATCACAGATGGCTTGAGCCAATATCTAAAGGGAAAAGGGTCACaacacattatttaaaaaaaatgtagatatcTGGCAAATTAATCAGTAGCCAAAATGTAGCTCTGATTTCCTTATGGTTTCATGGcctttgctctctctctctctctctcccttccttcCAGAACCAAGCCTGAGGCTGTTGATGTAACATTTGCAGGTAAGATTATGTCACATAATAATTAAGACTTCAACAATCAGTCTCCAAAGTTTTATGGAGTACGGTCTGGTATTCTTTAGTATTTTATGCATCATTTAATGTGATGCTAGTGCACCAGTATTCATCTGTTCTTGTGTTCTTGCTCTGTGTAACCTACAGCTATATATGTCAACATGGATGTTATCATTTATAAGCAGCAATTTACGTGTTTATTTAAAACTCAGCTTTAATAAAGACAGTAAAACACAGTTTTGGGGTAACAATGGAAGTATGTTTACTTACTTACAAACGATTGCCACGTCCCCAATGATATAATAGATGTTAGATTGGAAACTAAATTATCTGTAGTTACGAGTGCTAGGATGAGTGATTGTTTGTTTACATATTCCCTGTGTTTGGTTTATGGCTTTATGTTGTCCTTCCTTCTGTAGACTTTGATGGCGTGTTGTACCACATCTCCAACCCTAATGGCGATAAGACCAAAGTGATGGTCAGCATCTCCCTGAAGTTTTACAAGGAACTACAGGAGCATGGAGCAGACGAGGTATCACATGCATGGAAACACATGCACACCATGCAGATGCCAAGAATGTTTCAATGAGGTTCTCCATTCGTAAAGATTATCCGACAAAGTAAAAATAAGGTCTACAGTTCATGCGCCCTGCCCCGCTACGAAAACTTTGCTGCCatgtaaggaaaaaaagcagccACAGAGCGCCTGTAGCAGAAACAGGAAGTGCGTTTGAGGCACCCTCACCACAGTCAAGGAAGTGCTGACTGTGATGAGCCGCTGCTGTACTAACGCTTTGGCTGAAGCAcagtcactttttttcccaaaagaaAACATTAGCAAAGGATTATATGAAACGTCTCCCTTAAATACTGACAATCAATTCAGGGTTCAATGGTGCCtggttttcttttcaaatgttttgcatATTCTGAAAAGATACTGCaaactaccatatttttaaaagaagttGTTTGACTGTGTTTCTGATGTTCTCGGcagttttgtaatttttttatttttggattggataactttattcatcccgtattcgggaaatttcattgtcacagtagcaagagggtgagaatacagacacagcaaaagacaccctagacataaataggtaataagtgagttaattaataaagaaatacatatatatatattggattggattggataactttattcatctaaTTTTTATTTACCTTGCTCAACTGCCAGATACTCCCTACTGGCTATAAAAACCACATCACCGTTggcaattaaaaatgtttaaatacaaCTGTACTCAACGgctggtcattgatttttaaattctAACGCTTTTTTCCCTCAGCTGCTGAAGAGAGTGTACGGGAGCTTCCTTGTTTCAACAGAGGCTGGTATGATAACATCCTGCTAACGCAAGCACTGTACCTGCTAGCTAACATCCCGCTCCTGTCGCTATTATTACTTTTTAGTAGCCGGAAATGAATAAGCTCTGTTCTGCTGTGTTGACAGGTTATAATGTGTCACTCCTTTATGACCTGGATGCTCTACCAGGCAACAAAGATGAGGTTGTGCACCAAGCAGGAATGCTGAAAAGAAACTGCTTTGCCTCCGTATTTGAAAAGTACTTCAAGTTCCAGGAGGAGGGCAAAGAAGGCGAAAAGAGGGCTGTGGTCCACTACAGAGATGATGAGTCCATGTAAGTGCAAGAAAGCAGGTTCTCTCACTGCCGGTGTCTGTTTGAACATTGCAAGAAGTGTAGGTAACTCTTTGATGACCTCAGGTATTTGGAAGCCAAGAAAGACCGGGTGACGGTGGTGTTCAGCACAGTGTTCAAAGACGACGATGACGTTATCATCGGGAAAGTCTTCATGCAGGTTTGTGAGGCCGAGTGTACCAAGACAAAACATTTTGACAAACAGACTAGATTGtaaacaaaacatgaattttAAACTTTATCTCGCAGTAATCCTAACCTAAAAATGAATGGCTTATAAGTATAGCCTCACAATCTTGACCTGAATTCTTAAGTAAGATTATTCAGTGGAAAGAGGCCAAATCAAAATGTCTGGCACTTTCTCCACGTAGGAATTCAAAGAGGGTCGGAGAGCAAGCCACACCGCCCCGCAGGTGCTTTTCAGCCACAGGGAGCCTCCCCTGGAACTTAAGGATACAGATGCAGCTGTCGGGGACAACATCGGATACATCACCTTTGGTGAGTAACGGCATTGGTACCAGTATATCGGCATGGCGTCACTGGGAGAGACTGAAGCACCGGTTCTGTTTGCCTTCTTTGCAGTCCTTTTCCCACGTCACACCAATGCCAATGCCAGAGACAACACCATCAACCTCATTCACACCTTCAGGGACTACCTGCATTACCATATAAAGTGCTCCAAGGTGGGTTTGAATAGagcacaggttttttttttcttcgttttatTTTACTGTACTTCAAAACAAGCAGTACAGTACCGCGGTAGCAATTCAGCAAAACAAACTTTAAAGCAATTTCTCAACACCACCCTTTGGATCAATGATAAGCTGTATTTTAATTATGAATTTGTGAATTGGAACGTTCAACTACTAGAGCAGTGAACTGTTATTTGGGGTTAATCAAACACTTTGTGAATTATGGCATCACTCCTGGTTAAGGACAGATAAATCCTTTATGAGAGGTTCTCAGGTTGTTTCACAATAGCACTTTTAAGGAACACCTGTCGCCGTTTTAATTACATGCTCTTAATGAGTCATTGTAATGGTACGTTCCGGCCACTTTTCTCAATAGAAAAGTCTGGTCCGTGCTGCCACACAGTCATTGCCGGTGGGCGTTTAAGTAAACATGACTACTTCCCTAATGGATCTCTTACGACTGTAAATACTACTCACTCACATTTTTGGGCAGCTTTAATTTcggctgcatgtttttggccttTTGTGAATCTCTATTCCGCTCGTTAATGGAGGAGGATGTTTTTGCGCAGACAGACAGGAGTCAGGGAGGGCaaatttatggatgggtgtgtgtCTTGAGACACAGGAAGATAAATACACAATAGAATGTTTTGTTCGCATCCTTATCAGTGTTGAATAGAGCAGTTTCACAACGTTTGAGTCAAGGCATACATTGTCCATGAGGCAAAATCTCACCAAGCAAAAAGATTTTCCCACAAGTGaactgtattattttttattttgggtgaGAAGAGTAGAGGCACTGAATTGCAAATAACTGCAGAACTCTTATTACTTTTGCATAAGTAAATGGTGtggaaatgaaacaaatgaGTAAAGTGTACTTCATCTTTCTCCAGGCTTACATTCACACACGCATGAGGGCCAAGACGTCAGACTTCCTGAAAGTTCTCAACCGTGCCCGACCCGATGCTGAGAAGAAGGAGATGAAAACCATTTCGTACGTAGTCTACACTGTTTTCTCATCCGATCTCCTTGGGAATCTCTCCAGAAGCCCTCTTAATCCTTTCTTCTGTTGCTTTCTCAGTGGAAAGACCTTCTTTCGCTGATGCTGAGCCCCAGGACAGCTCAGTTGAAGCCACTGTCCGTGGCCACACGCAAATGCAACATTCTGCGACGAAACGGCACATTGGAGAGGCCTCCAAGATGCCTCTAAACGCCCCACGCAGCCCACTCAAAAatttcaagtctttttttttttcgtgcgtgTTTCTTTATTGCAAATAATGTTGGTAGGAAAAGCCTGGGCTGAAGATCATGAAAAATGGCCATTCCTTGCTTTGGATAGATAAAGAGCATTAATAgtcctatataaatatatgaaaaataaatttttgATACAATATCTTTTACTCCATTTGGTACTCTTATGTGACCTTCACCACTTAATATTAATTTTCATGTGATGGTTTCAACCCCCCTTCTGCGCTTTCATGTCATTGTCATTTGAGGGaaagaaataaaagacaaatacCACAAGAAATGTTCTTGCTTGTGTATGTATAATATGCAGACTCTCAGACTTCAGTAGTAGTTTAGTGGGTGGGGGCAGACTGAAAATATTTGCACTATTGATTTGGCTCCTGAAAATACTAATATAACATATTTTGACAGATTAAGTAGAAAATAGTTAGGCTTTCTCCTCTACGGAATTAAACTAAAATGGCATCAGAAAAATACTCGAATGTAAATGTGAAGTATCTGCCCAGGTCCTTTACTTTCCTTTACATTACTAATGATATAGTAATATATATTTGAGGTAATCGTCGAAGGACTTTGACTTTGGAATAACTGGATGGACACAGTGCCAGTTGTTCTTGGCAATTGAGAGACGTAAGCCTAATTATTTTGATGTACATATTAGGTATTATACATTGTACAGTGCATTAGTGAAATAAATGTCAGACAAACACTGCCAATTTTTACATAAttctttatttgatcagaattaAAGGGTCACATGACGGCATGGAACTTGGATCAAGCTGTTTCTACATCCTGGTTCTTGGCCTTTTCATCCTCAGACTCAGAGGAAGAAGAGTCCTTCATGCCAATTTTATTCAAGATGTCTACCTTGGCTACAAGCTCTTCTGTGGGATCTAATATATTGCCTTGCTTCACATCTTCTGTCACCTCTTTCTGCTCCTCTGAAACCTCAAGCTTTTTCTGGTcttgggaagaagaaaaaaatgtaaaaagtttgTACTTTACCTCTAAGGCAATGAACATTTTTGCCACAGATCAAATAACTCGAATGATTTGATCTATGAGTTGTATACAGGGCTCACCATGGGAAAGGTCATCCTCTGAAGAAAAGTCAAAgctgtcagaaaaaaaagaaaagaaagcacTGAGTTTCATACATGCATTCTGGCGTGTTTGTGAGATGACTGTAATCTCAACACACTTAAAAGGTTTCACCTCACATGTGCAATATACCGATTTGTGGACACAAAGTagtaaatgacaaatatttgctCCCATAAACCCTGTCAAACATGATTTTATCTGACATGATTCCACCAACCTATCGACATTGCCTGACATCAACTGCTGGTATTTGTTGATCTCGGTCTCCAGTCTCATCTTGACACACATCAGGTCCTTGTTCAGTTCCAACTGGTTCTCTACATGTGCCCTCACTTTCTTCAGCTGCTGCTCCAAGTCCAAGATGGCCCGGTTTAGCGGGACCAAACGCTGACCATTCTCTAGCTTGGTGACCCTCAGGGTTTCTTCCAGATTGTGGATCTGCAGACAAACAAGATGTTGCGGGTCAGGGCAATTAACTAAGTGATTTAAGTCAATATCAAGACATCTGGAAGTCCAGACCAACACCAAAACAAACCCTGTCTGAGACCAGACCACTGCACTATTTTTAGAATGGCTCACCGTGGTATGGCCCCCCTGTCTCTTAATTTCCAGATATTTTTTCTGCTTGGACAGTTCTTTGAGCTCCAGCTTGCCAGACTGTAGCATTTCAGTGTTCTTGACCTCTTCCGCCTTTATGTTTTCGAACTGAAGAAGATAAAGAGTGAAGTGAAAAATAACAGGGTAAAGTGGAAGAAGAGACAGAATTTCCGATACCTTGCTTTGACACCAATCTTCGGTCTCCTTCAGATTATTGGTCCCAAATGTGTCGTATTGTTTGCGAATATTGTTGACTATTTCAGGCAAATTGGAATTTGGAGTTTCAATTTCCACAATTACCTCTGAATTCTTGATTTTCTCACACAGGTCATCCACAGTCTACACACAAGTGACACGTTAGTTACAAAGTGTATTCCGTGCTTTTCATTTGTTAGCCTTGGTGTTCAGCCTCACATTTTTATGGTCCTGCTCAAAGATAGCTAATTCATCCTTCACCAGATCAATCTCCTTCTGTGTCTGCTTATTGCTAAGATTAGTGTCTTCAATGTCCTTCTTCAGATGATCCAAGTCATTTTCAATGACCTTCCGTGCCTTTGTCTCATCGGCCAACCTAACGGTGACAAAGTAAATATGAAAATAGGATTTATTGTTCTTTTATTACAGTCTGCAAAAGTTGAAACAAGACGGCTGCATTCTTCTCAGTATTCCTaaagtgctttttaaaaaatagccaCTGAAGAACCCATTTTGATATAGGCTCAAAATGTAACAAGGACAGTGCAGTTGCCTTGGTTCAATATTGGTTATCTTAAACTAACATTTTTCATCAAATCTAGTATTTTCTTAACAGATACCCAGCATTTCCCAAACTTTGATGAGCCAAGGCACAAATCGTGCCTTAGAAAAACATCACAAAATGTCTACAAACTGAAATAATGATCTCATTTCGATTCACCTGCTAatttcattcatcattcattcatcttccataccgctcaccctcacaagggtcgtggggttgctggagcctatcccagccaacaacaggcagcaggcgggggacactctgaactggttgccagtcactTGCTGGGctcaatga includes the following:
- the slc19a1 gene encoding reduced folate transporter; its protein translation is MISTSSAERESATDLKVPETQAIGGNLDGDLEMAVCSLEEPPASEVVPDEPRKWMWAVIFLCFYGFMSSIKPGEPFITPYLLSTEKNFTTQQVTNEITPVLTYSYMAVLVPAFLLTDILRYKPVLVIQSISQVVIWVILLLGNTLIEMQFMEFFYGVTMACRVAYSSYIFSLVSHNLYQRVASYSRTSVLLGVFTSSVTGQLFISVGKVQYNTLSAISLGFVSFGLALSLCLPWPKRSLFFNKALKEEHREAATQIATKAELDKMNEKENELTPATSLSSASRFVQILMELRNVIKRPNLRLWSLWWVFNSTGYYLVLFYVHILWSKVYPATENKNVYNGAVEAASTLLSALTSFAAGFAKIRWNIWSELVIGVITAVQAGLLLLMGTMENIWVCYVAYILFRSFYQFLVPIATFQIASSLTKELCALVFGLNTFLATILKSIIILILSDKRGLALDVHRQFLAYFIYFTLLTVIYLTCAAVVIFRHFRNQPKREGVKQLPVSTELSNIVPEAEPLSNGKNAKT
- the arpc2 gene encoding actin-related protein 2/3 complex subunit 2, coding for MILLEINNRIIEETLSLKFDSASNGTKPEAVDVTFADFDGVLYHISNPNGDKTKVMVSISLKFYKELQEHGADELLKRVYGSFLVSTEAGYNVSLLYDLDALPGNKDEVVHQAGMLKRNCFASVFEKYFKFQEEGKEGEKRAVVHYRDDESMYLEAKKDRVTVVFSTVFKDDDDVIIGKVFMQEFKEGRRASHTAPQVLFSHREPPLELKDTDAAVGDNIGYITFVLFPRHTNANARDNTINLIHTFRDYLHYHIKCSKAYIHTRMRAKTSDFLKVLNRARPDAEKKEMKTISGKTFFR
- the LOC144074619 gene encoding keratin, type I cytoskeletal 18-like produces the protein MCRQASTLVLRKMPSNSAASMFGGAGGRGSRGSVASLEGLLNVLRKDQERNSTLAGATVHGPSPVLRAAAVPEDDKQTLRGLNSRLSGYLGRVQQLEEENRQLKDEIDDILGKRKTPEGRHWGELVEPLNNIKSKIKNITMYNAKLLLQIDNTKLANADYRNKLADETKARKVIENDLDHLKKDIEDTNLSNKQTQKEIDLVKDELAIFEQDHKNTVDDLCEKIKNSEVIVEIETPNSNLPEIVNNIRKQYDTFGTNNLKETEDWCQSKFENIKAEEVKNTEMLQSGKLELKELSKQKKYLEIKRQGGHTTIHNLEETLRVTKLENGQRLVPLNRAILDLEQQLKKVRAHVENQLELNKDLMCVKMRLETEINKYQQLMSGNVDSFDFSSEDDLSHDQKKLEVSEEQKEVTEDVKQGNILDPTEELVAKVDILNKIGMKDSSSSESEDEKAKNQDVETA